Genomic DNA from Scyliorhinus torazame isolate Kashiwa2021f chromosome 15, sScyTor2.1, whole genome shotgun sequence:
ccttgatatgtatgtccctgtcaggcagggaggagatggtcgagtgagggaactatggttgacaagagaggttgaatgtcttgttaagaggaagaaggagacttatgtgaggctgaggaaacaaggttcagacagggcattggagggatacaagatagccaggagggaactgaagaaagggattaggagagcttagagagggcatgaaaaatctttggcgggtgggatcaaggaaaaccccaaggccttttacacatatgtgagaaatatgagaatgactagagcgagggtaggtccgatcaaggacagtagcgggagattgtgtattgagtctgaagagataggagaggtcttgaacgagtacttttcttctgtatttacaaatgagaggggcgatattgttggagaggacagtgtgaaacagactggtaagcttgaggaaatacttgttaggaaggaagatgtgttgggcattttgaaaaacttgaggatagacaagtcccccgggcctgacaggatatatccaaggattctatgggaagcaagagatgaaattgcagagccgttggcaatgatcttttcgtcctcactgtcaacaggggtggcaccaggggattggagagtggcaaatgtcatgcccctgttcaaaaaagggactagggataaccctgggaattacaggccagttagtcttacttcggtggtaggcaaggtaatggaaagggtactgaaggataggatttctgagcatctggaaagacactgcttgattagggatagtcagcatggatttgtgaggggtatgtcttgccttacaagtcttattgaattctttgaggaggtgaccaagcatgtggatgaaggtaaagcagtggatgtagtgtacatggattttagtaaggcatttgataaagttccccatggtaggcttatgcagaaagtaaggaggcatgggatattgggaaatttggccagttggataatgaactggctaaccgatagaagtcagagagtggtggtggatggcaaatattcagcctggatcccagttaccagtggcgtaccgcagggatcagttctgggtcctctgctgtttgtgattttcattaatgacttggatgagggggttgaaggatgggtcagtaaatttgcagacgatacgaagattggtggagttgtggatagtgaagagggctgttgtcggctgcaaagagacatagataggatgcagagctgggctgagaagtggcagatggagtttaaccctgaaaagtgtgagtttgtccattttggaaggacaaatatgaatgcggaatacaaggttaacggtagagttcttggcaatgtggaggagcagagagatcttggggtctacgttcatacatctttgaaagttgccactcaagtggatagagctctgaagaaggcctatggtgtgctcgcgttcattaacagagggattgaatttaagagccgtgaggtgatgatgcagctgtacaaaaccttggtaaggccacatttggagtactgtgtacagttctggtcgcctcattttaggaaggatgtggaagctttggaaaaggtgcaaaggagatttaccaggatgttgcctggaatggagagtaggtcttacgaggaaaggttgagggtgctaggccttttctcattataacggagaaggatgaggggcgacttgatgggtttataagatgatcaggggaacaggtAGAGTAGacattcagagactttttccccgggtggaacaaaccattacaagggaacataaatttaaggtaaatggtggaagatataggggggatgtcagaggtaggttctttacccagagagtagtgggggcatggaatgcactgcctgtggaagtagttgagtcggaaacattagggaccttcaagcagctattggataggtacatggattacggtagaatgatatagtgtagattaatttgttcttaagggcagcacggtagcattgtggatagcacaattgcttcacagctccagggtcccaggatcgattccggcttgggtcactgtctgtgcgagtctgcaggttctccccgtgtctgcgtgggtttcctccgggtgctccggtttcctcccacagtccaaagatgtgcaggttaggtggattggccatgataaattgcccttagtgtccaaaattgcccttagtgttgggtggggttactgggttatggggatagggtggaggtgttggccttgggtagggtgctctttccaagagccagtgcagactcgacgggccgaatggcctccttctgcactgtaaattcaataataatctatgattaattatTCATAATTATTATgattaggacaaaggttcggcacaacatcgtgggccgaagggcctgttctgtttttctatgttctaaaggagATGAAATagtgcagcactgtggcgcagtggttagcactgctgcctcacggcgccgaggtcccaggttcgatcccggctctgggtcactgtccgtgtggagtttgcacattctccccgtgtctgcgtgggtttcgcccccacaccccaaaaatgtgcagggtaggtggattggccgcgctaaattgtcccttaattgggaaaatagaattgggcactctaagacTTTATAAAAAAAACCAAGGAGATGAAAGTTTTACCGTCACACAGCAGCATCTTACCCCCTCATAGAGGTGTCTCCTTCTTATAATTAAAGCCACTGGTTGGTCCCTCAAATTGTAATTTGATGGCTTGTTTCAGGTTGAGTTCAGGGTCCAGGGTAGTGATTGCAATCACTGGCTCCGCCATCACTTTCTCCACTGCAATGCTACCGCTCACTTTCTGGGGAGAGGCCTTGGGGCTCTTGTGGCTTCTGCACTGGGACTTGCTCAGGATTCCGTTCCGTTTCTCCTCAATCTCCGAGAGCACCGTCTGCTTGTCATAGTTCCAGCTGAAGGGTGACGCCTCCCACTCAACAGGGGGCTTGTTGTTGCTGCTGATCGATGTGATGAGTGGCGATGTAATCTCCAACCTCCTCTTGGAGATTTCAGTTTTGGGAATCAGCTCTTGAACATTGCTCAGTCCAGCCTTTCCTGTCACTCCCTTCTTCCCTTTGGGACTAGTCTCTGACAACTCCACGCCCAGTATCGGGCTAGATAAAGGTGTGTTCCCCCCATGCCGGCTGGGGCTCTTTGCTGCCTCTGATATGGCGCTAGTCTGCAAGCTGGACTTGTTTTTCACTAGGGTGGAGGAAGGTGAGGTAAGAATCGAGTGTCGGCTCCGGCTGCGAGGTAATGAATGTTGCTGGATCTGCTGTATGAAGGTCAAGCTATCAATAGGCACCGTCTGGTCAGTGGCCAATGAATGGTAGGTGGACGAGGTGACAATAGATGAGTTTTTGGAACTCTTCAAAGAGTTGTTGGACATGAGAGACTTGCGATGATCCACAGTGGAGTCCGGGGAACCGGATGGTGAGCTTGTTGCCCCCATTTGTTTTTTGTCACTGGGGGTGTGTCTGGTAAAATGCATCTCTCCACCCGTCATACTGGGACTTCCAGAGCTGTTGGATGTACCAGAGGACAGGGTCTTTGTGGTGGAGGTGTGTAGCTCTGATTTCTGTCCAGGGGCTGGTGCCACATAACCACTGAACACGGGTACACCAAATTTCTCCAACAGCTTCATGATTCTTGCCTGCCCACGTTTGGCTGCCACTCTCATTGGCGTACGGCCATATTGATCAGCATGGTTAGGATCTGCTCCCTTCTCCACAAGTATCCTCACCACCTCAGTGTGACCCTCCTGAGAGGCGATGCAGAGTCCAGTGGCTCCCTGGTTACAGGCATGATCAACAGGAGCCCCACTTTCGATCAGAAACTGCACCACGGGCGAATGGCCCTGCCACGCCGCTGAGTGCAGGGCTGAGCGACGGTCATTGTCCAAAGCATTGACCTCAGCCCCATACTTGACCAGTAACTTTACCAGCTCCAGATTACCCTGCCAGCTACACACGTGCAGAACCGTCCGTCCATCCAAGTCTCTCGACTCCAGATTGGCAGCTCCGTCATCCAGCAGCAACTGCATCATGTCCATTTGATTGTCCAAGGCCAGGAGATAGAGCAAGGGCCGCCCGTCTGCATCCTTCATGTCGACACCTGcacctttactcaacagcagcttcACCACCTCCTTGTGGCCTTCGAGGGCTGCAGAACACAGGGCTGTCCGCCCATCGTAGCCCCGGGAGCCCACAGGAGAATTATATTCCAGGAGGACCTGGACACACTGGTAATGACCTTCCTGAGCTGCCAGGATAAGTGGGATCCTTCCATCATTGTCCACCTCTGTCACCCTGGCACCCTGCTCGATCAGTGCCAGGCAAACTGAGCAGTGACCCTCGAAGCTGGCCATGTGGAGGGGAGTCCAGCCCATGTCATCTCGGTGATTCTCGTCCAGGCCTCTGTCCAAGAGGGTCTGCACCACCTCGGTGCTGCCGTGAGCAGCAGCGATACTGAGCACTGTCCGGCCTTCACTGTCGATGCTGTCCACAGCGGCACCCCAGAAGAGCAATGCGTTGACAACAGCAGCATGACCCATGGAGGCTGCGGCCAGTAGCGGTGTGCGCCCTGTCGTATCAGCCTCGTCCACGTCCGCGCCCCCCTCCAGGAGTAGATCCACCACATCTGCGTGACCTTCGTAAGCAGCCACCAGGAGCGGAGTCAGACCATCGTGGTCCCGGTGACCGACCTCTGCACCCTGTTCGATCAGCAGGCTCACCACATTGGCATAGCCACGGCTTGCGGGAACGCAGAGCGCCGCCACGGAGAGAGCCGAGCGTCCATCGACATCTCGGTGATTGATCTCAGCGCCATGGTCCAGCAGAATCTCCACCATCTCCCGATGCCCCATGTACGCAGCAGCAATCAGTGCAGTCCGTCCATCTGTGTCCACTTTGTTAACCTCAGCTCCATGCTGGAGCAGGGTGAGGGCAATGTCCTCGTGCCCACCCCAGGCGGCAGCCCTTAGTGCCGTCCGGTGGTCAGCATCTGTGCTGTCCACGTGGGCCCCCCCGCATTCCAGCAGTGCAGTCAGTGCCTCTGAGTGTCCCCCCCAGGCCGCCGAACGCAGTGCCGTCCAGCCTTCCTGGTCAGCATGATTGATGTTGGCACCGTGTGAGATCAGGCAATGAAGGACTTTGGTGTGACCCATTCGAGCAGCCAGGGTTAAGGGAGTCTGTCCTTGATAGTCCTCGGTCTCTAGATCAGCCAGCCTGGATAGCAGCAAGTTGACCACCTCCAGGTTACCACTGTAAGCTGCATTGGCCAGGAGCGTGCGTCCACTCGAATCACGCTGGTGGACACTTGCCCCATTCTCTAGCAGCATCCGGATGGAGTCCTCCCTTTCCAGAGCTCGGTGAATGACCCCTGAGGAGTCTCCACCCTCCTGGTCAGTGGTGTAGGCTCCAGCCCTGACCAGTAGCTGGAGGACCTCCTGTTCCACCGGTAAGATTGAGTTGAGGGACTCCCGGGTGACTGGTGCTCCACTCCACACCATCCAAAGGGCCAGGCGACTGGAGTCAGCCTGGAGCTGAGAGTGGACAAGGTGTCGGGCATATTCTTGCACCTGCGCAGGAGTCAGCTCCCTGGCACGGCAGGTCAGGCTCATTGCCAGCATGGCGTGCCCCTGCGCCGCACTGCACAGGTACTTCTGAGTGCAGTACTTGACATCCAGTAGCCATTCGGCAAAGCTGTGATGGAAGAGAATCTTGCTGCCTGACTGCCCATTCAGCAGTAGTTTAGACACCATCTCCATCTTGTGCTGGAATTCAGTGGCCGTCAAACATGTGCCCTTGGTCCAGACGGCTTCAAACAGCTCCCGCAAGGTGAGGGGTCGTTGGGCGGCCAACATCACGTTGAGGATTGGTTGGATTTTGGTGAATTGCTTGCGGGTGAAGAGTCGCTGGCAGAGCCATAGGTAGAGGCCATTGAGGGTTCCCGGAATATCCCGGATTTCGCGAAGCACAATGAAGCTTTCCAGCACACCGTCCAATACCCACTCCAGATACAGGAAACAACCATTACTCTTGATGTGAAGCTGGTTTAACATCTCTGCCGTCTCCCGTGTTAGGTGATGCCTCAGAGCCTCCTCCTGGTCCAATCGGCTCAGAATGTACTGCTGCACATCCTTGACAATGTGCGATTTACGGAGATCGTCCAGGCAAATTCTCCGGAAACCTGTCAGAAAACAAACATACAAAATGAGCAAATCCATTGCTGGGAGAAGTCACCTGAAACATGTATCGAACAAAGTTTCGAGCACGAGTTACAATACGgaacggtgcagaaagaggccgttccaGCAGCGGGTGCGGGACCTTGCAGGCTCCCGCGCTTCAGCTCCACGGACATTTAAAATGAGTTGTgagtttcagcctcaaccaccaacttaggccgTGAATTCCAGACTCGCCCCCCCCTTTGAGTGCAAACATTTTCCtcttgtcccctctaatccttctcccAATCACCTAGAATCTATGCACGCTAGTAATGGACCGCTCCTCTCGGGGAAACAAGTATTTCCTGTCTACCCTCCTCATAGTTGTGGAACCTCAatgaggtcacccctcagcctcccctGTTCGAAggaaaacaagaacaaagaacaaagaaatgtacagcacaggaacaggcccttcggccctccaagcccgtgccgaccatactgcccgactaaactacaatcttctacacttcctgggtccgtatccttctattcccatcctattcatgtatttgtcaagatgccccttaaaacaaTCCCGGtctaaccaatctctcctcatagctactaggggctggtttagcacagtgggctaaacagctggctaaaCAGCAGCGcgagtttaattcccgtaccggcctccccgaacaggcgccggaatgtggcgactaggggcttttcacagtaacttcattgaagcctacttgtgacaataagcgattattattattttccagccctggcaacattcttgtaaatctcctccgcaccctctccagagcaattgtgtccttcctgtaatgtggtgaccagaactggacatgaaactccagctgtggcctgaccagcgttttacacagttccagcatTACAGAATCCCAGAATTGTtacgatgcaggaggaggccattcagcccaccgtgcGTGCACCAGCTCgtcaaacaagcatcatgactcagtgctattctcctgccttttccccgtacccctgcccaTTGTTACTATTTAATAATTATTTCATGCCCTTTTTATTGCCTCAATTGaaactgcctcccccacactccaaggccgtgtattccagaccccaaccgCTCGCTGTgcgaaaaagctttttctcacatcacatttgcttcttttgcaaatcaccttaaatctttgTCCTCTCGTTCTTGACTCTTttagcccctcatgattttgaacacctcgttGAAATCTCTTCTCTGCCTTCTCtcccaggagaacagtcccaacctctccaatctattctcATAACTAAAGTTTCTTATCCTTGATTACATCCCTGCAGTGCCACACCCAATTGATGAAGCAttaaccaccttgtccacctgtcccACCACCCTccaggacctgtggacatgcactccaaggtccctcaacccctctcaatatcttcccgtTTATTGAGTGATCCCTCGCTTTGTttgtcctccccaaatgcattacctcaaacttttctggattgaattccattccaCACTCCTCAGCCCACTCACCTAAACCATTGATATCATCCTGGAgtcgacagctatcctcttcactatcaactacacgGCCAATTTTTGGGTTATCTGCACATTTAAGTCAAACTCATTAATATATACAGCAAACAACAAGGGCCCAACACTGGGCCCTGTGGAGCAGCACTGGAAACGATTTTCCACTCGCACAAACATCCATTAGTCTTTGTTTCCTGTCATTGAGCCAATGACCTTCCCCTTTATCCCATTGAGAtttcacttttctgaccagtctccTCGTTGGGacattgtcaaatgccttgctgacATCCACGTAGACAGTATCCcttacattaccctcatcaaccctctttgttacttcctcaaaaacttCTATTAAGTTAGGAAGACACGATCTTCCCCGAACAAAACAATGCTGACTATCCCTCATCAATCCGTGCCAATCTAAGTGACAGTAATCCTgtttctcagaattgtttccaataatttgcccaccatTAAAGTCAGACTGATCGGCCTATAGTTTTCTAGCCTATCCCtcactccctttttaaataatgggacAATGTTTTCAGACTTCCAATCCTTTGACACCttgcctgtatctagtgaggattggaaaataatcCTCAAAGCAATCACTATTTCCTCCCTGGCTCCCTTCAAAagcctgggatacaatccatctgACCCTCTGGGTGGAAACATGTTTCCTCAGGTCTCTTTGAAACCATTTACTCACCTTAAGCATATACACTCTGGTCTGAGATACATGGGAAAGATTCTCTCAATCCACCCTAACTATGCCTCTCatcattttgtaaacctctatcagatcccccccccccccccccccccgccccctcagcctcctctgctccagggaaaacaatcccagcctatccagtctctcctcatagctgaaacttcccatcccaggcaacatcctggtgaatcttctctgcacgccctccagtgcaatcacgtccttccgatggtgaggtgaccagaactgcccacaatattccatcTGTGACCGAACCAATGTTTTGTAAAGTTGTGGCAAGTCCTCCCCGCTCCTATATTctttgccccggctaatgaaggccagcattccggatgccttcttcaccaccctaccgacctgcgctgccaccttcagggagCTATGGACTTGTACACCAAGGACTTTGTTCCTCGATATTCCCTCGGGACCTACCGTTCATTGTGTCGATCCTACCCTTAttagatctcccaaaatgcatcacctcacattaatcaggattaaattccatctgccattgcccTGCCCAATTTACCAGCTGATCAAGTTATTCCCTTGATTTTAATGTACGAGTAGAACATCTTAGAATTAAAAAAACTTTTATTTGCCAATTTTTTTTGTATCCTCTCTTTGTTTTCCTAATTTCCATTTTGACTTCAGGCCTTTGTAACTGTCACTGGCTTTCCTTCGCTGCCTTATCTTGAGCTGAATGCTTCTGGATAACCAGGAGCTCGagatttggcagtaccaccctTTTCCTTTGTCAGGACAGGTCTACAGGGAATGCCTCCCACCAATTTGACGGTTCTCCTTTGAATAGTTGTATCCAGTGTAATCTCCCAGCTCAACTCTCAGCTTTGTAAAATCTGTCTTCCCAATGAAGAACTTTTATTCCTGttctatctttgtccttttccataatgatGCTAACTCTAactatattgctgaaaaaagagacacaaCAAAGCTTTTGGTCTCGCACTCATCAGGTCATTTTCCAAGAACCCCAATATAAGGGGAAAactacaatttatactgcatgacagagaatgctgattggttggcaagtggactttgattggtagagacattgccatggaaaatgcaccacagttgatggtgactgacagttaactgccaagcatggtGAAAAGTAAACCAGATAGCCTGAcgatgattggtcaaggcatttccctgcggaatgaaccagcaaatgggtGTCATCtaatttgtttagctgaaacaggtgcaatgtgtgtacatgttcttcctGTCCGCAGACGACAGAAGGATAGCTGTCGACACAAGACCCCGTGTATTATTATACGTAGCTTCCAATACAGGCAAAAACAGCACACTATGAGCCCGActcacaatcttaaattggttgtcagcgtaaTTTTTAGCaccctgaggattatttagcaaatgtaaaattgtggaatcacattgaatgttggacactgtgttttgagttttgcaaataTGGGTTGGTTGGATACAGTCTGCACCTTGTCTGTTCCAAGACATGGCTGGGACATGGATATGATTTGTAAGGAACATCTTTTAAATCCTCGTCTGATCCTGGTTTCTTTTCAATGCCTATCCTGCTGGTTGTTTGTAAAATTACAGACGTTTAGTTTTGAACTGaactccatccccatccccaccactgCCAGCTGCTTTTGAACTTACCAAGGCACACACCCTGGTACAGTGTGCTCTGTGGCATGGctcgtgatgtcattttgatggacttggataGCAGCCTATTTTTTCTGCTGCAATGCTGGAACATTTTTTGTTTTCAATTGGGATTGGTAGAGCCTTTTACAAGATTCTAGAGCAGAAGGCAGGTTCCATTTGAGAAGGAGCTGGACAGGAGCCTGTTAGATATTCTCCCAGAAAGGCTGGAACTTCTCGCTCTGATATCTCAGCTGCAATGAGCAGGTCTGGACGTCTGTCAATCTTGTGAAAGTTTAACCTCTGATCAAAGGCTGCAAGCCGTCTCCAGTCCGATCTATGAAAGGCTAACCTCTGTTTAGAAGGCTGAGGAAGGCACAGTGCTGAGAGCTCTCCCCTGAGATCTCCAGAGATCTGGAAGAAAGGGCCTTTTACTTTCTCTTCACAATAGTTAATCTTGATCAGCAGAAAGAGCAAACAAGCGTTCCAGAGGTAGAGAGACCGGAAAATTCTCTTGTAGATTCCCATGGTGAGAATTTCAGTTTGATTCAGTGAGGCTCGGGGTCCATCTGGTGGGCGCAGGGTAGAATGGCATAGACCAGAGGAGAATCTTCTCTGTGAAAGCCCAGGTCAGTGGAGGGGAAGAGAACTACCCAGAGGAAgcctttacagaatttacagtgcagaaggaggccattcagcccatcgagtctgcaccggcctttggagagAGCACCCCTATTTCTGCCCCACGCCTccgtttatccccgtaaccccacctaacctttttggagactaaggggctgttttagcatggccaatccacctaatctgcacatctttggactgtgggaggaaaccggagcacccggaggaaacccacgcagacacggggagaacgtgcagactccgcacagacagtgacccaagcccggaatcgaacctgggaccctggagctgtgaaacaactgtgctagcaactatgctactgtgctgcccagcctGAGAGTTCTCATTGGAGACAAACATTAGACGATCCAAACCAACCGATGGTTTGAAGATAGCCGACTACTAAGACTaacacctcagcagcaaagattcatcTCGGCCCTTTTATTTTTtaaccgtcccaccctccaccatgTGTCTGTCTCATGTGtgcctgggtggagggtgggacagggattggggaatagttagattagtaGACCGTAGCACTGCAGCCGCAGGGTGACATGGATCCA
This window encodes:
- the ankrd50l gene encoding uncharacterized protein ankrd50l gives rise to the protein MTQSLLQGKRFYCREWALRKLQHCLDCCPSIRSSGILITGGPGSGKTALCSEVLWPVSEHGQRADLSFRTVGHHFCQAQDVQTLSVSAFVLSLVEQIKRCLLVHGYSEKLHEVSLQTILEPSQCQKNPDETFKRAVLLPLLDIQPPSQNLLLLVDSIDEGEIFKDADWKPSAKSATIAELLSNHQELFPSWLLLVCSARKQNKMVSRMFTGFRRICLDDLRKSHIVKDVQQYILSRLDQEEALRHHLTRETAEMLNQLHIKSNGCFLYLEWVLDGVLESFIVLREIRDIPGTLNGLYLWLCQRLFTRKQFTKIQPILNVMLAAQRPLTLRELFEAVWTKGTCLTATEFQHKMEMVSKLLLNGQSGSKILFHHSFAEWLLDVKYCTQKYLCSAAQGHAMLAMSLTCRARELTPAQVQEYARHLVHSQLQADSSRLALWMVWSGAPVTRESLNSILPVEQEVLQLLVRAGAYTTDQEGGDSSGVIHRALEREDSIRMLLENGASVHQRDSSGRTLLANAAYSGNLEVVNLLLSRLADLETEDYQGQTPLTLAARMGHTKVLHCLISHGANINHADQEGWTALRSAAWGGHSEALTALLECGGAHVDSTDADHRTALRAAAWGGHEDIALTLLQHGAEVNKVDTDGRTALIAAAYMGHREMVEILLDHGAEINHRDVDGRSALSVAALCVPASRGYANVVSLLIEQGAEVGHRDHDGLTPLLVAAYEGHADVVDLLLEGGADVDEADTTGRTPLLAAASMGHAAVVNALLFWGAAVDSIDSEGRTVLSIAAAHGSTEVVQTLLDRGLDENHRDDMGWTPLHMASFEGHCSVCLALIEQGARVTEVDNDGRIPLILAAQEGHYQCVQVLLEYNSPVGSRGYDGRTALCSAALEGHKEVVKLLLSKGAGVDMKDADGRPLLYLLALDNQMDMMQLLLDDGAANLESRDLDGRTVLHVCSWQGNLELVKLLVKYGAEVNALDNDRRSALHSAAWQGHSPVVQFLIESGAPVDHACNQGATGLCIASQEGHTEVVRILVEKGADPNHADQYGRTPMRVAAKRGQARIMKLLEKFGVPVFSGYVAPAPGQKSELHTSTTKTLSSGTSNSSGSPSMTGGEMHFTRHTPSDKKQMGATSSPSGSPDSTVDHRKSLMSNNSLKSSKNSSIVTSSTYHSLATDQTVPIDSLTFIQQIQQHSLPRSRSRHSILTSPSSTLVKNKSSLQTSAISEAAKSPSRHGGNTPLSSPILGVELSETSPKGKKGVTGKAGLSNVQELIPKTEISKRRLEITSPLITSISSNNKPPVEWEASPFSWNYDKQTVLSEIEEKRNGILSKSQCRSHKSPKASPQKVSGSIAVEKVMAEPVIAITTLDPELNLKQAIKLQFEGPTSGFNYKKETPL